A region of uncultured Desulfobacter sp. DNA encodes the following proteins:
- a CDS encoding YicC/YloC family endoribonuclease — MIKSMTAFAKVSHTLDTLTVDMTVRSYNSRFLDFSIYLPETCQSFEEEIKKIMGQFHTRGRIEIRVSLSDQSLDQNLFEVDIVKANAYYRALKSLQDTLSLSGDIALETVLGAKQVIMAAKPEVNLELIRSVLCDATREAAKALDSMRKSEGENLRQDLSHRISDIEQRLAGVEEQAKTIPQIYKARLKERLAVLTADDGDCLDPVRLAQETAFLADKSDVSEEIVRVHSHIKMFRSVMDEDESQGRKLNFLIQEFNREFNTIGSKAGNATLAHAVVDLKSELEKIREQVQNIE, encoded by the coding sequence ATGATAAAAAGCATGACCGCGTTTGCCAAAGTGTCGCACACGCTGGACACCCTGACTGTGGACATGACGGTTCGCAGCTATAATTCCCGTTTTCTTGATTTTTCCATATACCTGCCCGAAACCTGCCAGTCCTTTGAGGAGGAGATAAAAAAAATCATGGGGCAATTCCACACCCGGGGAAGAATAGAGATCCGGGTGAGTCTTTCAGACCAGTCCCTGGATCAGAATCTGTTTGAGGTGGACATTGTCAAGGCCAACGCCTATTATAGAGCTTTGAAAAGTTTACAGGATACACTTTCCCTGTCCGGCGACATTGCCCTGGAAACCGTGCTCGGGGCCAAGCAGGTTATTATGGCTGCCAAACCTGAAGTCAACCTGGAACTTATCCGTTCCGTCCTGTGTGATGCCACCCGTGAAGCGGCCAAAGCCCTTGACAGCATGCGCAAAAGCGAGGGGGAAAATCTGCGCCAGGATTTAAGCCATCGTATTTCAGACATTGAACAGCGCCTGGCCGGCGTTGAAGAACAGGCCAAAACCATACCACAAATTTACAAGGCCCGGCTCAAAGAGCGTCTGGCCGTGCTTACGGCAGACGATGGGGATTGTCTCGATCCGGTACGTCTGGCCCAGGAGACAGCGTTTCTTGCGGATAAAAGTGATGTGTCCGAGGAGATTGTCCGGGTGCACAGTCACATTAAAATGTTTCGGTCGGTCATGGATGAAGATGAGTCCCAGGGCCGGAAACTCAATTTTCTGATCCAGGAGTTCAACCGGGAATTCAACACCATCGGGTCCAAAGCCGGTAATGCAACCCTGGCCCATGCTGTGGTTGATCTGAAATCCGAGCTGGAAAAAATCCGGGAACAGGTCCAGAACATCGAATAA
- a CDS encoding PEP-CTERM sorting domain-containing protein, with amino-acid sequence MKNLSRILLITLFLFGITTNAFATAPLPPVPEPATAMLFGLGVLAIAGISRRKK; translated from the coding sequence ATGAAAAATTTATCTCGAATTTTACTTATAACATTGTTTTTATTTGGGATCACTACTAATGCATTTGCAACAGCACCACTGCCACCAGTACCCGAACCGGCAACAGCAATGCTTTTTGGTTTGGGGGTACTGGCAATAGCAGGAATTAGCAGAAGAAAAAAATAA
- a CDS encoding TetR family transcriptional regulator, which translates to MARRTKKEAQKTRQQILDAALKICSEKGYSKTTFVDIANEIGLTKGAVYWHFKTKPELLAAMISYGEEKQYNLFENMMLESVADLRRGIAEFANTFVSDEEAWKFEFFCGFQIEWSTELMAEVHEKLAELRVDPMKEFEEKLVRLQEKSALSKEKDARSLARCFASSWIGAMHLAMYGEYDRNKFVEVVLESFDLLFGPLSI; encoded by the coding sequence ATGGCGAGAAGAACAAAAAAAGAGGCGCAGAAGACACGGCAGCAGATTCTGGATGCCGCGCTCAAGATCTGTTCTGAAAAGGGCTATTCAAAAACCACATTCGTGGATATTGCCAATGAGATAGGATTGACAAAGGGTGCGGTTTATTGGCACTTCAAAACAAAACCTGAACTTTTGGCTGCTATGATCTCATATGGTGAAGAAAAACAGTACAATCTCTTTGAAAATATGATGCTGGAAAGCGTAGCAGACCTGCGCCGGGGAATCGCCGAATTTGCCAATACCTTTGTTAGTGATGAGGAGGCCTGGAAGTTTGAGTTTTTCTGTGGTTTCCAGATTGAATGGTCAACCGAGCTCATGGCGGAAGTGCATGAAAAATTAGCGGAACTGCGCGTTGATCCAATGAAGGAGTTTGAAGAAAAACTTGTGCGGTTGCAGGAAAAAAGCGCGTTAAGTAAAGAAAAGGACGCCCGGTCCCTTGCGCGGTGTTTCGCTTCATCTTGGATAGGCGCAATGCATTTGGCCATGTACGGCGAGTATGATCGGAATAAATTTGTGGAAGTGGTCCTGGAAAGTTTTGACCTGCTGTTCGGCCCGCTTTCCATCTGA
- a CDS encoding DUF4416 family protein produces MSTPKAPSPAKLVVSVFMKDKSILESVLPRLEAVGGPVDMISPWLDFDFTDYYYKEMGAPLFRKLIAFQQLIEQDALASIKLKTNRIESDCLDENNRTINIDPGYLLSSRFILATGKEYSHRIYIGQKIYADLTLMYTKKGFKTLEWTYPDYASPGVLDFLGRVRLKYVADLKAIKG; encoded by the coding sequence ATGAGTACACCTAAAGCACCTTCACCAGCCAAGCTTGTGGTGTCGGTTTTCATGAAAGACAAGAGTATTCTGGAATCGGTTCTTCCCCGCCTTGAAGCCGTGGGCGGTCCCGTGGACATGATTTCGCCCTGGCTGGATTTTGATTTTACCGATTATTATTACAAGGAGATGGGAGCGCCGTTGTTTCGCAAGCTTATTGCATTCCAGCAGCTCATTGAACAGGATGCCCTGGCTTCCATTAAACTTAAGACCAACAGGATTGAATCCGACTGTCTGGATGAAAACAACAGAACCATTAATATTGATCCGGGCTATCTTCTGTCTTCCCGGTTTATCCTGGCCACGGGAAAGGAATATTCCCACAGGATCTACATCGGACAAAAAATTTATGCCGACCTGACATTAATGTACACCAAAAAAGGTTTTAAAACCCTGGAATGGACCTATCCGGATTATGCCTCCCCCGGGGTGCTGGATTTTTTAGGCCGGGTAAGGCTGAAATATGTTGCGGATCTTAAGGCCATAAAAGGATAA
- a CDS encoding thiamine pyrophosphate-dependent dehydrogenase E1 component subunit alpha, translated as MKDKHIAPNFQIRLFTSMVLIRKFEEKIVSLSKEENRLPGMQILTNGQEAVAAGVVAALEPDDIIVSNHRSHGHLLARGADLNSLMAEIMAKADGVNGGKSGTLHLAVPEINAPMTSTVVGAGPPLAVGAAFAQQYKAQNGVTVVFFGDGAAAEGSVHEAMNLSGTWKLPVLFVCENNGWAGAQRPEEHCATPHIHKRAQGYGMPGLHVDGNDVELVYRKSLELAEHCRSGKGPAFMETLTYRMRGHGEQDHQHYIDKAELDTWALKCPITRYQKALLDAGVLDDGMIQRIEQEAQARVDAAVAFGDASKEPEPDTAFTDVFVQSFNI; from the coding sequence ATGAAAGACAAGCACATTGCGCCGAACTTTCAAATACGTCTTTTCACCAGTATGGTTTTGATCCGAAAGTTCGAGGAAAAAATTGTGTCTCTGAGCAAAGAAGAAAACCGGCTGCCCGGCATGCAGATTCTTACCAACGGCCAGGAAGCTGTTGCCGCAGGTGTTGTGGCTGCCCTTGAGCCGGATGACATCATCGTCAGCAACCACCGCAGTCACGGCCATCTACTGGCCAGGGGGGCAGACCTGAATTCGTTGATGGCCGAAATTATGGCCAAGGCGGACGGCGTTAACGGCGGCAAGTCCGGAACCCTTCATCTGGCTGTTCCTGAGATCAATGCCCCCATGACCTCCACAGTAGTTGGTGCAGGCCCCCCTCTGGCAGTCGGGGCTGCCTTTGCCCAGCAATATAAAGCGCAAAACGGCGTTACCGTGGTTTTTTTCGGCGACGGGGCTGCCGCTGAGGGCAGCGTACACGAAGCAATGAATTTATCCGGCACATGGAAGCTGCCGGTGCTGTTTGTCTGCGAAAATAACGGATGGGCGGGAGCCCAGCGTCCTGAAGAGCATTGTGCCACGCCTCACATCCATAAACGGGCCCAGGGCTATGGCATGCCCGGCTTGCATGTAGACGGAAATGACGTAGAGCTTGTTTACCGGAAAAGCCTTGAACTGGCGGAACACTGCCGTTCGGGAAAGGGACCGGCTTTTATGGAAACATTGACCTACCGCATGCGTGGACATGGTGAGCAGGACCACCAGCATTACATTGATAAAGCCGAACTGGACACATGGGCACTGAAATGTCCCATAACAAGGTACCAGAAAGCTCTCCTTGACGCCGGCGTTCTGGATGACGGCATGATTCAACGTATCGAGCAGGAGGCCCAGGCCCGCGTAGACGCGGCTGTGGCTTTTGGCGACGCCAGCAAAGAGCCTGAACCTGACACCGCCTTCACCGATGTATTTGTCCAGTCTTTCAATATATGA
- a CDS encoding PAS domain-containing protein, whose amino-acid sequence MNRNENSEIFLTVLDGVITPIVYINAELQYVFVNKAYMDWYELEREEIEGKYIRDILASDVYERALPNYQAVLKGQSIYFENKTMRKCEEKYVSVRMLPHTVNDEVIGFFSTITDITELKFAEMKNKKLIEELSKSLAEVKILSGLLPICSSCKKIRDDKGYWNNLELYIETHSDAQFSHGLCPECSDMFYGDQDWYIKRKKKR is encoded by the coding sequence ATGAACCGTAATGAAAATAGCGAAATTTTTCTAACAGTGCTTGACGGTGTCATTACACCGATAGTGTACATCAATGCGGAATTACAATATGTGTTTGTCAACAAAGCCTACATGGATTGGTATGAATTAGAAAGAGAAGAGATAGAAGGCAAATATATCCGTGATATTTTGGCTTCCGATGTCTATGAACGGGCACTGCCGAATTATCAAGCCGTCCTCAAAGGCCAGTCCATCTATTTTGAAAATAAAACGATGCGCAAGTGTGAAGAAAAATACGTCAGCGTTAGAATGCTACCCCATACTGTAAACGATGAAGTGATTGGTTTTTTTTCCACGATCACGGATATTACGGAACTCAAATTCGCAGAAATGAAAAATAAGAAACTGATTGAAGAACTGTCAAAATCACTTGCCGAAGTCAAAATCCTTTCGGGACTGTTGCCTATTTGTTCTTCTTGCAAAAAAATACGTGATGACAAAGGATATTGGAATAATTTAGAGCTATATATTGAAACACATTCTGACGCACAGTTCAGTCACGGTCTTTGCCCTGAGTGCTCAGATATGTTTTATGGTGATCAAGACTGGTATATCAAAAGAAAAAAGAAGAGATAA
- a CDS encoding glycosyltransferase N-terminal domain-containing protein: MIECAFIPNFFKFYNILWGAALPFLKRQPRLAPTFGRRTNPVQLQPADIWIQAASAGEAYLAVSIIKALVPDRPVSILLTTTTDQGMEILKQELNPRNLSPYIRLNLDIFPFDSPGAMDNAVQRVNPAVMVLLETELWPAHLYALKRNHTTVLLINGRLSRKSSRNYRLTKAFWQCFAPDRILAISAQDAQKFSRVFSHTRVETMDNIKFDRMQIQNTTGQNSNLAAIVPRELPLSIFASFRRQEEEQIIDMVNALLKKVPDQVIALFPRHMHRITPLLKKLNKNALKVSKGSQISSPLTSPAIILWDRFGDLHQAYSHARVVFVGGSLVPLGGQNFMEPAALGIPTIIGPHWQDFAWVGKEIFNTGAVTRCKNSQDAVNAMCEHLVKSPDRKILIDAVSHYISKKQGGAQVAADTIMESYNAVNLDPTKGDL, translated from the coding sequence ATGATAGAGTGTGCATTTATACCCAATTTTTTCAAATTTTACAATATCCTGTGGGGTGCGGCCCTGCCTTTTTTGAAACGGCAGCCACGGCTTGCCCCAACCTTTGGCAGGCGCACAAATCCGGTTCAGCTCCAGCCGGCAGATATCTGGATACAGGCGGCATCAGCCGGGGAGGCTTACCTGGCCGTATCCATTATAAAGGCCCTGGTCCCGGACAGGCCGGTTTCCATCCTGCTGACCACAACCACGGACCAGGGCATGGAAATTTTGAAACAGGAGCTGAATCCCAGAAATTTATCCCCATATATCCGCCTGAACCTGGACATATTCCCCTTTGACAGCCCCGGGGCCATGGACAACGCCGTGCAACGGGTCAATCCCGCTGTCATGGTCCTGCTGGAAACCGAACTGTGGCCGGCCCATCTGTATGCCCTGAAAAGGAATCATACCACCGTATTGCTCATCAACGGCAGGTTATCCAGGAAAAGCAGCCGCAATTACCGGCTTACCAAAGCATTCTGGCAATGTTTCGCCCCGGACCGCATTCTGGCTATTTCAGCCCAAGACGCCCAAAAATTTTCCCGGGTATTTTCCCACACCCGTGTTGAGACCATGGACAATATCAAGTTTGACCGCATGCAAATTCAAAACACAACCGGTCAAAATTCCAATTTAGCGGCCATTGTGCCCCGGGAACTGCCCCTGTCAATTTTTGCCTCCTTCCGCCGCCAGGAAGAAGAGCAGATCATTGACATGGTAAACGCTTTATTAAAAAAGGTGCCGGACCAGGTTATTGCTCTATTCCCCAGACATATGCACCGGATAACGCCATTGCTAAAAAAATTGAATAAAAACGCTTTGAAGGTTTCCAAAGGCTCACAGATATCTTCTCCTCTCACCAGTCCTGCCATTATCCTGTGGGACAGGTTCGGAGATCTGCACCAGGCTTACAGCCATGCCCGGGTGGTTTTTGTCGGGGGAAGCCTGGTGCCCCTGGGTGGACAAAATTTCATGGAGCCCGCAGCATTGGGAATTCCCACAATCATCGGCCCCCACTGGCAGGATTTTGCCTGGGTGGGAAAAGAAATATTCAATACCGGTGCCGTCACCCGATGCAAAAACAGCCAGGATGCGGTTAATGCCATGTGCGAACACCTGGTAAAATCCCCGGACCGGAAAATCCTTATTGATGCGGTGAGTCACTATATTTCAAAAAAACAGGGCGGGGCACAGGTCGCGGCAGACACAATTATGGAATCGTATAATGCAGTTAACCTGGACCCAACGAAAGGAGATTTATGA
- a CDS encoding ABC transporter ATP-binding protein translates to MNSKKARLSKERRQKIIQMVLAHWKKIALAALCMVMVAGANGSMALLVKPVLDDIFIARNSSKLLLIPGLAVLVFFLKGAGSYGSDYLMNHVGQRIIRNFQNSLYEKIMNLPIAYIHKEKTGVLMSRITNDVNVIKGMVSTSVISLFRDSFSVVAFLFVIFYRDWKLAAGAFIVLPIAFYPIVVFGKRIRKFSTGSQETMADLNSFLHETFSGAKIIKIFNLQAFETDRFKGKTQELFRLEMKKVMTRALSSPVMEFLGGLGIAFVIWFGGMRVVNGTSTPGVFFSFLTAVMMLYDPVKKLSSLNNTIQEGVAAASRVFDVLETRNDVVDKPDARTLDASSCEVVFENVSFAYGPEESMALENINLKAAPGETLALVGMSGGGKTSLVNLIPRLYDVTGGAVLVGGHDVRDLTIASLRDHISIVTQEPILFNETVRDNIRYGKMDADDAMVEEAAKAAFAHDFICGFPKGYDTVIGELGSRLSGGEKQRICIARALLKNAPVLILDEATSALDSQAEKVVQKALENLMKGRTSFVIAHRLSTIDYASRIIVLKNGTIVEQGVHDDLMAAKGAYYQLQSMQTSKI, encoded by the coding sequence ATGAATTCAAAAAAAGCCAGACTGTCAAAAGAGCGCAGGCAAAAGATCATCCAGATGGTGTTAGCACACTGGAAAAAGATTGCCCTGGCCGCGTTATGTATGGTGATGGTGGCAGGCGCCAACGGTAGCATGGCCCTGCTGGTCAAGCCTGTTCTTGATGATATTTTCATTGCCCGGAACAGCAGCAAGCTGTTGCTCATCCCCGGCCTTGCCGTGCTGGTGTTTTTTCTGAAAGGTGCCGGGTCTTACGGATCAGATTACCTGATGAATCATGTGGGGCAGCGTATTATCCGTAATTTTCAGAACAGCCTTTATGAAAAGATCATGAATCTGCCCATCGCCTATATTCACAAAGAGAAAACCGGGGTGCTCATGTCCCGGATTACCAATGATGTCAATGTCATCAAGGGCATGGTGTCGACATCGGTGATCAGCCTGTTTCGGGATTCCTTTTCCGTTGTGGCGTTTTTGTTTGTGATTTTTTACCGGGACTGGAAGCTTGCCGCAGGCGCTTTTATTGTGCTTCCCATTGCCTTTTACCCCATCGTGGTGTTTGGTAAGAGGATTCGCAAGTTTTCCACGGGATCCCAGGAAACCATGGCCGATCTTAATTCCTTTCTGCACGAAACCTTTTCCGGTGCCAAGATCATTAAAATATTTAATCTTCAGGCCTTTGAAACGGACAGATTCAAGGGAAAAACCCAGGAACTGTTCCGCCTGGAGATGAAAAAAGTGATGACCCGGGCATTATCCTCTCCTGTTATGGAATTTTTAGGTGGCCTTGGCATTGCCTTTGTGATCTGGTTCGGCGGGATGCGGGTGGTGAACGGAACCTCCACCCCCGGTGTATTTTTCTCTTTTTTGACTGCCGTGATGATGCTTTATGATCCGGTGAAAAAATTGTCCTCCCTGAACAATACCATCCAGGAGGGCGTGGCCGCCGCATCCAGGGTTTTTGATGTTCTGGAAACCCGAAACGATGTGGTGGACAAACCCGATGCCCGGACCCTTGATGCGTCATCCTGTGAAGTGGTGTTTGAAAATGTCTCTTTTGCCTATGGGCCCGAAGAGTCCATGGCCCTGGAGAACATCAACCTTAAAGCCGCCCCCGGGGAGACCCTGGCGCTGGTGGGCATGAGCGGCGGCGGGAAAACCAGTCTGGTGAATCTGATTCCAAGGCTTTATGATGTGACCGGGGGCGCTGTCCTTGTGGGCGGTCACGATGTCAGGGATCTGACCATCGCGTCTCTGCGGGATCATATTTCCATTGTGACCCAGGAACCCATTTTATTCAACGAGACAGTGCGGGACAATATCCGGTATGGAAAAATGGATGCAGATGATGCCATGGTTGAAGAAGCCGCCAAAGCCGCTTTTGCCCATGATTTTATCTGCGGTTTTCCCAAGGGCTATGATACCGTGATCGGAGAGCTTGGGTCCCGTTTGTCCGGCGGAGAAAAGCAGCGGATCTGCATTGCCAGGGCGCTTTTGAAAAATGCGCCGGTGCTGATTTTGGACGAGGCCACCTCGGCTTTGGATTCCCAGGCCGAGAAAGTCGTGCAAAAGGCGTTGGAAAATCTGATGAAGGGCCGTACCTCCTTTGTCATTGCCCACAGGCTGTCCACCATAGATTACGCCTCCCGGATTATTGTGCTCAAAAACGGCACCATTGTTGAACAGGGTGTCCATGATGATCTGATGGCTGCAAAAGGCGCATATTATCAACTGCAGTCCATGCAGACCTCAAAAATTTAA
- a CDS encoding DUF370 domain-containing protein: MEQPLLGIGFGNTVVADRVVAILSPNSSPMKRVKDEAREDRRLIDVTHGRKTRAIIVTDSNHVILSAIQAETVSARFEALIQNPGAPQEE; encoded by the coding sequence ATGGAACAGCCACTTTTAGGCATTGGCTTTGGCAATACTGTGGTGGCAGACCGGGTGGTGGCCATTTTATCCCCGAATTCGTCACCCATGAAACGGGTCAAGGATGAAGCCCGGGAGGACCGGCGCCTCATCGATGTGACCCATGGCAGGAAAACCCGGGCCATTATTGTGACGGACTCCAATCATGTGATTTTGTCCGCAATTCAGGCCGAAACCGTGTCCGCACGTTTTGAAGCCCTGATTCAGAACCCCGGGGCACCCCAGGAGGAGTAG
- the gmk gene encoding guanylate kinase codes for MAAKLFIFSAPSGTGKTTLVKELLGRFETLVFSISHTTRKPRPGEVHGKDYFFTDKAQFMDMVASGQMLEWAQVHDNCYGTSKIFVQEQLAAGKSVLLDIDVQGGRQIMDSGLKPVSVFIMPPSLEVLEQRLRGRGTDAEDVILRRLENAETEMAQKAFYTHVVVNDVLADAVAELIAIVEQETSN; via the coding sequence ATGGCGGCAAAACTTTTCATTTTTTCAGCGCCTTCGGGTACCGGCAAGACAACACTTGTCAAGGAACTGCTGGGGCGGTTTGAAACTCTGGTCTTTTCCATCTCCCACACCACCCGCAAACCCCGGCCGGGAGAGGTCCATGGAAAAGATTATTTTTTTACGGATAAAGCACAATTCATGGACATGGTGGCGTCCGGCCAGATGCTGGAATGGGCACAGGTCCACGACAATTGCTACGGCACATCGAAAATTTTTGTCCAAGAACAGCTTGCCGCAGGAAAAAGCGTTTTGCTGGACATTGATGTTCAAGGCGGGCGTCAGATTATGGATTCCGGCCTGAAACCGGTTTCCGTGTTCATCATGCCTCCGTCTTTGGAGGTTTTGGAGCAGCGCCTGCGGGGCAGGGGAACCGATGCCGAAGATGTCATCCTCAGGCGCCTGGAGAATGCCGAAACAGAAATGGCCCAAAAAGCCTTTTATACCCATGTGGTGGTCAATGATGTGCTCGCAGATGCGGTTGCCGAACTTATTGCCATTGTTGAACAGGAGACTTCAAACTGA
- a CDS encoding Trm112 family protein — protein sequence MAVSKELLEILVCPKCKGPVELTPAQDGLVCNACALKYEIRDDIPIMLIDEAIPVKQ from the coding sequence ATGGCTGTATCAAAAGAGCTGCTTGAAATTCTTGTTTGTCCTAAATGCAAAGGCCCGGTGGAGTTGACCCCGGCCCAGGATGGCCTGGTTTGCAATGCCTGTGCCCTCAAATACGAAATCCGGGATGATATCCCCATTATGCTTATTGACGAAGCAATCCCTGTTAAGCAATGA
- a CDS encoding LysR substrate-binding domain-containing protein, with the protein MLQALGMSTLTQLEYLLAVDRERHFGKAAKACFVSQPSLSAQIQKLEDELGVVIFDRSRKPILVTEAGKGIIKQAALVLREHKKIQVIADTRALEPRGDFELAVIPTLAPYVIPLFIGDFGRKYPGVNLVVHEYKTDDIIRMLYNDELDAGLLVTPLRDDGLIERHLYYEAFYCYLNGQHPLMEKEYIAEKDLGCGDLWLLSEGHCFRNQMLKICAAGQDQCVYPNIRFESGSLETLIKLVDANSGFTLLPRMAVDEMRTHGAARRIKPFMDPVPTREVSLVYNRSFLKETILNALEKSILDNLPGHIRSLKKQQVQVVDI; encoded by the coding sequence TTGTTACAAGCTTTAGGTATGTCAACCCTTACCCAACTGGAATATCTGCTGGCCGTGGACCGGGAGCGCCATTTCGGCAAGGCGGCCAAAGCCTGCTTCGTCTCCCAGCCCTCTTTGTCCGCCCAGATCCAGAAGCTGGAGGATGAACTTGGGGTGGTGATCTTTGACCGGTCCAGAAAACCCATTCTGGTCACCGAAGCCGGCAAGGGAATCATTAAACAGGCGGCGCTTGTCCTGCGCGAGCATAAAAAAATCCAGGTCATTGCCGACACCAGGGCCCTTGAACCCAGAGGGGATTTTGAGCTGGCGGTCATCCCCACCCTGGCACCCTATGTGATTCCCCTTTTCATTGGTGATTTTGGCCGGAAGTATCCCGGTGTGAACCTTGTGGTCCATGAATACAAAACCGATGACATCATCAGGATGTTGTACAATGATGAACTGGATGCGGGACTTCTGGTCACCCCTTTGCGGGATGACGGTCTGATTGAGCGCCATCTTTATTACGAGGCGTTCTACTGCTACCTGAATGGGCAGCATCCCCTGATGGAAAAAGAATATATAGCGGAAAAGGATCTGGGGTGCGGGGATCTGTGGCTTTTGTCCGAAGGGCATTGCTTCAGAAACCAGATGCTGAAAATTTGTGCGGCCGGCCAGGACCAGTGTGTCTATCCCAACATTCGTTTTGAAAGCGGCAGCCTGGAAACGCTGATCAAGCTGGTTGATGCCAATTCCGGATTCACATTGCTTCCCAGAATGGCTGTGGATGAGATGCGAACCCATGGGGCGGCCCGGCGCATCAAGCCGTTTATGGACCCTGTTCCCACCAGGGAGGTCAGCCTGGTTTACAATCGCAGCTTTCTAAAGGAGACCATCCTTAATGCCCTGGAAAAAAGCATTCTGGACAACCTTCCCGGCCATATCCGGTCCCTTAAGAAACAGCAGGTTCAGGTGGTGGATATCTGA
- a CDS encoding alpha-ketoacid dehydrogenase subunit beta, protein MSRKTFGNAINDALSIAMEMDDNVFIAGEGVGVSIHQDPNMPTWGLLEKFGRRRVKDTPVSEAAIAGLAVGASCMGLHPVVEIMFFPFMTLASDMLVNHAGKLRYMSGGKSSFPLTVRVKAGNGFGAGSQHSHNLEAWIAHSPGLKIVWPATVEDAKGLTLSAIFDPDPVIVVEDMFLYRMPGQMPEGDFRTPLGKARVAVPGTDCTVIAYGIALYTVMKALETLEKKGISCEVIDLRSLVPLDKACILQSVRKTGRLVVVHEANRFCGFGAELAAMVAEEAFDALKGPVKRVGAPQIPVPAASSLEKAFKPNPQDVVTAVLETMNK, encoded by the coding sequence ATGAGCCGGAAAACCTTTGGAAATGCCATAAACGACGCACTGTCCATCGCCATGGAGATGGATGACAACGTATTTATTGCCGGTGAAGGGGTCGGCGTATCCATCCACCAGGATCCCAATATGCCGACCTGGGGACTTCTGGAAAAATTTGGCCGTCGCCGGGTGAAAGACACGCCGGTCAGTGAGGCGGCCATTGCAGGACTGGCTGTGGGGGCGTCCTGCATGGGGCTGCATCCTGTTGTGGAAATCATGTTTTTTCCGTTTATGACCCTGGCCAGCGACATGCTGGTCAACCATGCAGGAAAATTGCGCTACATGAGTGGCGGCAAATCCAGCTTCCCGCTGACTGTGCGGGTTAAGGCCGGTAACGGGTTCGGTGCCGGAAGCCAGCACTCTCATAACTTAGAGGCGTGGATTGCCCACAGCCCGGGCTTGAAAATTGTCTGGCCGGCAACCGTTGAAGATGCCAAGGGGCTTACGCTCAGTGCGATCTTTGACCCGGACCCGGTCATTGTGGTGGAAGACATGTTTCTTTACCGGATGCCGGGGCAGATGCCGGAGGGTGATTTCCGCACCCCCCTGGGCAAGGCCCGGGTGGCCGTGCCGGGCACCGACTGCACCGTGATTGCATACGGCATAGCGCTCTACACGGTCATGAAGGCGCTTGAAACCTTGGAGAAAAAAGGAATTTCGTGCGAGGTGATTGACCTGCGGTCCCTGGTTCCCCTGGACAAGGCCTGCATCCTCCAATCAGTTCGGAAAACAGGCCGCCTGGTGGTGGTCCATGAGGCAAACCGGTTTTGCGGCTTTGGGGCGGAACTGGCCGCCATGGTGGCCGAGGAAGCTTTCGACGCCTTGAAGGGACCTGTCAAACGCGTAGGTGCACCACAAATTCCGGTCCCGGCGGCATCAAGCCTTGAAAAAGCCTTCAAGCCAAACCCCCAGGATGTTGTCACAGCCGTTCTGGAAACGATGAACAAATAA
- a CDS encoding GFA family protein codes for MEYKGSCLCGEITFEIIGEFESFFLCHCERCRKDTGSAHAANLFSSSAKLIWLSGKDKAKTFDFKSEGHIKSFCSNCGSALPNIQMDGGLLVVPAGSLDSDVKMAPQGHIYWGNKANWDDNLEKVAKFDQLPNQNDI; via the coding sequence ATGGAGTATAAAGGATCTTGCCTTTGTGGTGAAATTACTTTTGAAATAATCGGAGAGTTTGAAAGCTTTTTTCTTTGCCATTGCGAACGTTGTCGAAAAGATACTGGCTCCGCACATGCTGCCAATTTATTTTCTTCTTCAGCTAAGTTAATATGGCTATCGGGGAAAGATAAAGCTAAAACCTTTGATTTCAAATCAGAGGGGCATATAAAAAGTTTTTGCTCGAATTGTGGGTCAGCACTTCCAAATATCCAAATGGATGGAGGGCTGTTGGTTGTTCCAGCCGGAAGTCTTGACAGCGATGTGAAAATGGCACCCCAAGGCCATATTTATTGGGGGAACAAAGCAAATTGGGACGATAATTTGGAGAAGGTTGCCAAATTCGACCAACTGCCAAACCAAAACGACATATAA